A stretch of the Aphis gossypii isolate Hap1 chromosome 2, ASM2018417v2, whole genome shotgun sequence genome encodes the following:
- the LOC114125690 gene encoding CCHC-type zinc finger nucleic acid binding protein, whose product MSAGVMCYRCNRSGHFARDCRDSGSVSSATFSRGGRGGGGGGIGGGSSDRETNCYKCNRSGHIARDCKDKDRCYRCDGVGHIARDCSQSASEPSCYNCRKTGHLARECPDERADRGMGGGMGGGSSSSTCYNCNKIGHFSRDCMESRNGGSGNYSALCRNCNVSGHMARDCPEGNKQSCYNCGEQGHLSRECRKRN is encoded by the exons ATGAGTGCTGGAGTTATGTGCTATCGGTGCAACCGATCTGGTCATTTTGCCAGGGATTGCCGTGACAGTGGTTCTGTTAGCAGTGCTACTTTCAGCAGAGGCGGCAGAGGAGGCGGTGGCGGTGGAATTGGTGGCGGAAGTAGTGATCGTGAAACAAATTGTTACAAGTGCAATCGCAGTGGTCATATTGCCCGTGACTGCAAGGACAAAGACAGATGTTacag atgTGATGGTGTTGGTCATATAGCTCGTGACTGTTCTCAATCTGCTAGTGAACCATCATGTTACAATTGTCGTAAAACGGGACATTTAGCTCGCGAATGCCCAGATGAACGTGCAGACCGTGGTATGGGTGGTGGAATGGGTGGTGGCAGTAGCAGTTCTACTTGTTACAACTGTAACAAGATAGGTCATTTTTCCAGAGACTGCATGGAAAGCAG AAATGGTGGTTCAGGAAACTATTCGGCCCTTTGTCGTAACTGCAATGTTTCTGGACATATGGCTCGTGATTGCCCAGAGGGTAACAAACAAAGCTGTTATAACTGTGGTGAACAAGGACATTTGAGTCGTGAATGCCGCAAGCGTAACTAG
- the LOC126549534 gene encoding proteoglycan 4-like: MSGQNVEKWQQVADLIAQLGLMGADQPTTAAQVNRMTTQQLLQDPVRAAIYRRGWDDRTADIQRTLQYQPRSTRLPPTTSARPPTISARPPTAPARTPQTAGRWSSRPPAPRPPRLSAPRPRQPRPAAPTAAEVAAVRVPNPVTIQEPAPVPGPSGAPVISTVKERTEAQLERNRKKFRKLKEKMKARGVVASQQHRLAKHPRPESDPEAPSQPPPEPSTSTAMEVDIPATEGETPEEPVATTSQAQPSQVTRPEAPSEDDWLAASGLLLDGLPEMEDDKPFCTPIGSPNQS, encoded by the coding sequence ATGAGCGGCCAAAACGTGGAAAAGTGGCAGCAGGTGGCCGACCTCATTGCGCAACTGGGGTTGATGGGAGCGGACCAGCCGACGACAGCCGCCCAGGTCAACAGAATGACCACGCAGCAGCTGCTGCAGGACCCAGTGCGAGCGGCCATCTATCGCCGGGGTTGGGATGATCGGACGGCAGACATCCAGCGGACCCTGCAATACCAGCCAAGGTCCACACGGTTGCCGCCGACCACATCGGCGAGGCCGCCGACCATTTCAGCGAGGCCGCCGACCGCACCAGCGAGGACGCCACAAACGGCAGGACGATGGTCGTCACGGCCGCCAGCACCAAGGCCGCCACGACTGTCAGCGCCGAGGCCAAGACAGCCGAGGCCGGCAGCACCAACGGCGGCCGAGGTGGCAGCCGTACGGGTCCCCAACCCCGTGACGATCCAGGAACCAGCACCGGTACCAGGACCGTCAGGGGCACCCGTCATATCGACGGTGAAGGAGCGGACGGAGGCACAACTGGAGCGGAACCGTAAAAAGTTCCGAAAGCTAAAGGAGAAGATGAAGGCCCGGGGAGTCGTGGCAAGCCAGCAACACCGGCTAGCCAAGCACCCGAGGCCAGAATCTGATCCCGAGGCCCCCAGCCAACCTCCACCCGAACCGTCAACGTCGACAGCAATGGAGGTGGACATACCGGCGACCGAGGGCGAGACGCCCGAGGAGCCGGTGGCAACCACCAGCCAGGCGCAACCAAGCCAAGTCACCCGACCGGAGGCACCCTCCGAGGACGATTGGCTAGCTGCGTCAGGTCTGTTGCTGGACGGGCTGCCGGAGATGGAGGACGACAAACCGTTCTGCACTCCGATTGGGTCACCAAACCAGTCCTAA